From the Fulvia fulva chromosome 2, complete sequence genome, one window contains:
- a CDS encoding FAD-dependent monooxygenase sdcF, with protein sequence MTEKMLVLASLLAGVVLAVAESSHCCSALETAGLAERLIYPGYEAYDIQVNKYFSTSARLTPSCFPRPEAATEVSIAVTALVEANKTQPCQFAVRSGGHMHYAGAAGIESGVTIDLGKMNDVVVNFVQNGTISVGPGAVWGDVYDTLDKMAFMVVGGRSYSVGVAGLILGGGNSYFAAREGLACDNVAEFEVVLADGSIVTANKHENVDLHQAFKGGGPNFGIVTRVHLVAYPGGDVFGGLMLYPESTAQQQFEALLNYGDKIEQDPFDSAIVIEMYLSAMKVPLFMNAYEYTAPVQHPAVFEEFFAIPGNISDTTGIRNMTSLARELEQQKTHRVQFSTLTFKNDIRVLQKAHELFKQVVAILEEKATGDYSLMTLYQPIPRIFGQIGKVKGGNVSALDRFDETLLMYEPYIAWQDSSQDELFEGQARWLRDQLSAYAKDIDADNELLYLDYADISQNPLASYGRENVEKIRAAAQKYDQVGVFQQMMPGAFKISRVSSLRWSCSNTNGANPVQVAHDQSAAHDEL encoded by the exons ATGACTGAAAAGATGCTCGTGCTGGCGTCCCTCCTTGCCGGCGTTGTGCTTGCTGTAGCAGAAAGTTCACATTGC TGTTCTGCTTTGGAAACTGCAGGCCTTGCCGAGCGCCTGATATACCCTGGATATGAAGCCTACGACATCCAAGTCAACAAGTACTTCTCCACAAGTGCCAGGCTGACACCGAGCTGCTTCCCCCGGCCTGAGGCCGCCACAGAAGTTTCCATCGCAGTCACCGCCCTGGTAGAGGCCAACAAGACCCAGCCATGCCAGTTCGCCGTCCGGAGTGGCGGCCACATGCACTATGCTGGAGCAGCTGGCATTGAAAGTGGCGTAACGATAGATCTTGGCAAGATGAACGACGTGGTTGTCAATTTTGTCCAGAATGGCACGATTTCTGTAGGTCCTGGAGCAGTCTGGGGTGACGTGTATGACACTTTGGATAAGATGGCCTTTATGGTTGTTGGGGGACGATCTTACTCTGTTGGTGTAGCCGGACTTATTCTAGGAGGCGGCAACAGTTACTTCGCCGCGCGAGAAGGATTGGCGTGCGATAACGTTGCGGAGTTCGAGGTTGTGCTCGCTGATGGCAGTATCGTGACTGCTAACAAACATGAGAACGTCGACCTCCATCAAGCATTCAAGGGTGGCGGTCCGAATTTCGGCATCGTCACAAGGGTGCACCTCGTTGCCTATCCTGGTGGCGATGTGTTTGGGGGGCTGATGCTATATCCGGAGTCGACTGCTCAGCAGCAATTTGAGGCTCTCCTGAACTATGGCGACAAGATCGAGCAGGATCCATTCGACAGCGCCATCGTGATCGAGATGTACCTGTCGGCGATGAAGGTGCCGCTCTTTATGAATGCATATGAGTATACGGCGCCGGTCCAGCATCCCGCTGTATTCGAGGAGTTCTTCGCCATTCCAGGAAATATCTCGGATACCACAGGCATTCGCAATATGACGTCCCTTGCGAGAGAGCTTGAGCAGCAAAAGACGCACAGAGTACAGTTTAGCACGCTGACCTTCAAGAACGACATACGTGTGCTGCAAAAAGCCCATGAGCTCTTCAAGCAAGTGGTAGCTATTCTCGAGGAGAAGGCAACAGGTGACTACAGCTTGATGACATTGTACCAGCCGATACCGAGGATATTTGGTCAGATTGGGAAAGTCAAAGGCGGCAACGTCTCGGCATTGGATCGCTTCGATGAGACACTTCTCA TGTACGAGCCGTACATAGCGTGGCAGGACAGTTCACAGGATGAACTTTTCGAGGGCCAGGCCCGATGGCTTCGCGACCAGCTTTCGGCGTACGCAAAAGATATCGATGCGGACAATGAGCTCTTGTACCTCGATTATGCCGACATCAGCCAGAATCCCTTGGCCAGCTACGGGAGAGAGAATGTCGAGAAGATACGGGCTGCGGCGCAGAAATACGACCAGGTGGGGGTGTTCCAACAGATGATGCCTGGTGCCTTCAAAATATCCCGGGTGAGTAGTTTGCGGTGGTCCTGCTCCAACACCAACGGTGCTAATCCAGTCCAGGTTGCACATGATCAAAGTGCTGCCCACGATGAGCTCTAG
- a CDS encoding Alkali-sensitive linkage protein 1, whose product MYTIAALTITVLLAAYNTSAVPTSQSTSGPTPARNNGKRGLSYTNDTFTQPYSLSGQNSQVSWGYDWYYSRYKNDDNITNPAITFYPLLFNDAESLAQAWPAAALAAIDDGADALMSFNEPDLCHDGSACMTVQQSVAAYRRSMQPFAGKVRLGAPAITQNGLDYLGQFLGNCTECTIDFINIHWYSNRYAFAYLQSFVKQAHAAYPNYPIWLTEVGMDYSEGDTSDADTQTFMKKALPWLDAVPYVERYAWFYDGPGFLIDSNGEGLSAQGTLYTTYTAPCSNWDDTGGPGDFARNS is encoded by the exons ATGTACACAATAGCTGCACTCACGATTACTGTCCTCCTTGCAGCATACAACACTTCGGCTGTCCCAACCAGCCAATCGACCTCGGGCCCGACTCCTGCGCGCAACAATGGCAAACGAGGATTGAGCTATACCAACGATACATTCACACAGCCTTACTCCCTGTCGGGACAGAATTCGCAAGTGTCCTGGGGTTATGACTGGTACTACTCGCGCTACAAGAACGACGACAACATCACGAACCCGGCGATCACCTTTTATCCCTTGCTGTTCAACGACGCCGAAAGCCTGGCGCAAGCGTGGCCTGCTGCAGCCCTGGCGGCCATAGACGACGGCGCCGATGCCTTGATGAGCTTCAATGAGCCAGACCTCTGTCACGACGGATCGGCCTGCATGACTGTTCAGCAATCTGTTGCCGCGTACAGGAGAAGTATGCAGCCCTTCGCTGGGAAAGTCCGACTAGGAGCACCTGCCATAACTCAGAATGGTCTGGACTATCTTGGCCAATTCTTGGGCAACTGTACAGAATGCACAATAGACTTCATCAACATC CACTGGTACAGCAACCGATATGCCTTCGCCTACCTGCAGTCTTTCGTCAAGCAAGCACATGCTGCCTATCCCAACTATCCCATCTGGTTGACAGAAGTGGGCATGGATTACAGCGAAGGCGATACATCGGATGCCGACACCCAGACTTTCATGAAGAAAGCGCTGCCGTGGCTAGATGCTGTGCCCTACGTCGAACGCTATGCGTGGTTCTACGACGGCCCTGGATTCCTCATCGATTCGAACGGCGAAGGACTTAGCGCACAAGGAACGCTGTACACCACATATACAGCGCCTTGCTCGAATTGGGATGACACTGGGGGCCCTGGTGACTTTGCGCGTAACTCATGA
- a CDS encoding DNA-dependent metalloprotease WSS1 2, whose protein sequence is MLPHCPIARACLKMCEAVVTPCTYPQDKEKAMTAEDDSKTRSSSLSRCENASDLDEEEVEEAVEVESLYKVTILLHNKPVEIPIYQEDATIQDLSDSIAEDLQIPPANQKFLITPKVGLLKPPFKHPTLSVQSIRERKIVLMGATTAEVQELESDIADRKARMGKRRAALQAGRKVKANKSRDWMKVQDEARYTFHTIRPLPYLPNPEKSQRFLERLADDAGIKTSMRKHGFSVGLLTEMNPAEHTTHESRTLGLNRNRGEVIELRLRTDAYDGYRDYKVIRKTLCHELTHNVWGDHDQRFWKLCKEIEAEVEKSDWRRGGHSVGNQEFYNPNDEGVDDEEADDGGWEGGEYVLGASTDGSSRATSSCEPLSRREIMAKAAEERMKKQKEAKDAAPEH, encoded by the coding sequence ATGCTACCACACTGTCCGATTGCTCGCGCCTGCCTCAAGATGTGTGAGGCAGTCGTGACACCCTGTACATATCCTCAGGACAAGGAGAAGGCGATGACCGCCGAAGATGATTCCAAGACAAGGAGCAGCAGTCTGTCGCGCTGCGAAAACGCCTCCGATCTCGATGAAGAGGAAGTCGAGGAAGCTGTCGAAGTCGAGTCGCTCTACAAGGTTACGATACTGCTACACAACAAACCGGTCGAGATACCGATATACCAGGAAGACGCCACAATCCAGGACCTGTCAGACAGCATCGCAGAAGACCTCCAGATTCCGCCGGCCAACCAGAAGTTTCTCATAACACCCAAGGTCGGGTTACTAAAGCCACCATTCAAGCATCCCACGCTTTCTGTGCAGTCCATTCGGGAGAGGAAGATCGTGCTTATGGGTGCCACCACAGCTGAGGTGCAGGAGCTTGAGAGCGATATTGCGGACCGGAAAGCGAGAATGGGGAAGAGAAGGGCGGCACTACAGGCTGGGCGTAAGGTGAAGGCCAACAAGAGTCGAGATTGGATGAAGGTGCAAGACGAGGCGCGTTATACCTTTCACACGATACGCCCATTGCCTTACCTGCCCAACCCGGAGAAGAGCCAAAGATTCCTGGAGCGGCTGGCAGACGATGCGGGCATCAAGACCTCTATGCGAAAGCACGGCTTCTCTGTTGGTCTACTCACCGAGATGAATCCTGCTGAGCACACTACCCACGAATCGAGGACGCTCGGCCTGAACAGGAACAGGGGCGAAGTCATCGAGCTGAGGTTACGCACGGATGCGTATGATGGCTACAGAGATTACAAGGTCATTCGGAAGACACTCTGCCATGAGCTGACCCACAACGTCTGGGGCGACCACGACCAACGTTTCTGGAAGCTTTGCAAGGAGATCGAGGCAGAAGTCGAGAAGAGCGATTGGAGAAGAGGCGGGCATTCCGTTGGCAATCAAGAATTCTACAATCCCAACGACGAAGGTGTAGACGATGAAGAGGCGGATGATGGAGGGTGGGAAGGCGGCGAGTATGTGCTGGGCGCTAGCACAGATGGCAGCTCCCGTGCTACATCATCTTGCGAGCCGCTGAGTAGGCGTGAAATCATGGCGAAAGCTGCGGAGGAGAGGATGAAGAAGCAAAAGGAGGCGAAAGATGCTGCCCCTGAGCATTGA
- a CDS encoding Replication factor A protein 3, whose protein sequence is MSEATPRVLASHLEQFSHRNVRILGKVRQLRGETGTLDAGGQITCHLNRESHWQLNHAFEIIGKVQQDLSVKVLASTDMGPEGSIDFSAVEAVVDATHRYHEIFYEKEQ, encoded by the exons ATGTCCGAAGCAACACCTCGCGTCCTCGCCTCGCACCTCGAGCAATTCTCGCACCGCAACGTCCGCATCCTAGGCAAAGTCCGCCAGCTTCGTGGCGAAACAGGCACACTTGATGCAGGAGGACAAATCACTTGCCATCTCAACAGA GAATCACACTGGCAGCTCAACCACGCCTTTGAGATCATCGGCAAGGTCCAGCAAGACCTTAGTGTGAAAGTATTGGCAAGCACGGACATGGGACCTGAAGGCAGCATCG ACTTCAGTGCCGTGGAAGCTGTTGTGGACGCCACGCACCGATATCACGAGATCTTCTACGAGAAGGAGCAGTAA